The following are encoded together in the Anabrus simplex isolate iqAnaSimp1 chromosome 5, ASM4041472v1, whole genome shotgun sequence genome:
- the lds gene encoding transcription termination factor 2 yields the protein MEKSFTQYQRKPSEVFSGSDSSDDDGDEYSKDDDPFIIEDSPLPMKNKPRKHVIIQSSSEEEEEENKEDSDKSSDNVKKQSSYKDYQHDYRGTIIGASSSSENESDENEQIDDSDDSFTVAWKEPRRHNRKILSSSSDSLEAKISDSSIDGNHEQEIKNKYELGSSEIKLCSNPSDLQHTEHQAVSSKADMSDSSFHISTVSNSGDENPKGISESLKKIESPSSSMIIHQVVSDKDGTGNISLLSQSSSDQDENCKKSASLPRGESCELHCSGSLFKSTKTSGDHNVDINQQPETLSELLDSSDLSNKSSLCSNENRETLTPVIQSPLQSINKSSNKIHHNPEDVQNISIEDYSNNCNDQSIEIASPSAVCAPTVEVRKAGQAGSVLTNSRGINSDKLSNVENKKIESTKSCKQTLGNITASSSQNDCIDLCHSFNEVIEIKDEVHKPLSEVIEIKSDVHKPQIQVAAFSRQETDVTRKLQTLSISESVDQELSFSEGVMACQRLEIEIATLKKEISRTKGILLSANLNSLPDRGLRLQVTVTENEKKVKAKEKELAHLRSLKWNGVPCSSGSNLSERTRPEQGNGMHHLSERLIERRIPPGLGKKGMETYQMQRSLTVDALKQLHGSLESCPGEDTLAEDPKGLKSSVTLMLHQKRALAWLLWRERQKPRGGILADDMGLGKTLTMISLILKSLENAVSDDKENESDSDDEGDDGIPKGGTLVVCPASLLNQWTTEIEQKCKRNVLEVVIHHGTNRATKPRHLVKNDVVITTYSIVRTESGIVSEKKGDYRVDSSKRNVLHRIKWSRIILDEAHVVRNHKSLQSKAVCSLKGNSRWALTGTPIQNTELDLYALLKFLRCSPFDDYSVWRRWVDNKNAAGLKRLTTVMKSIMLRRTKAILQESGNLGCLPDKNVHVVDITLAKEEFAVYEKILVFSRTLFAQFLHQRAEKEQLAVTSSHFPSTKSVASGFSNPFEQNRELAAMHKQMAVLPNVKSHEILVLILRLRQVCCHPGLIKAMLDKDCQEADGIEDAEGLDIDLLEKLNNMTLKENIPENAENFNEEVQKKVLSLNNPVFDMERMSTKMRILVDKLRENVLNTDDKAVIVSQWSSMLSVLQVQLQKREIKCQMLTGAVPVKDRMQIVEQFNRPYGGPQILLLSLTAGGVGLNLIGGNHLFLFDIHWNPQLEAQACDRIFRVGQKKAVHIYRFVCQDTIEQRIKLLQDHKLALATDILSGERHKHATKLSLDDLKMLFSM from the coding sequence GAAAGCATGTTATAATCCAATCTTcttcagaagaggaagaagaagagaataagGAAGACAGTGATAAGAGCTCTGATAATGTAAAGAAGCAAAGTTCCTATAAGGATTACCAACATGACTACAGAGGAACCATTATTGGTGCCTCTTCCAGCTCAGAAAATGAGAGTGATGAGAATGAGCAAATTGATGATTCAGATGATTCCTTTACAGTTGCGTGGAAGGAGCCTCGTAGACACAACAGAAAAATTCTTTCAAGTTCATCTGATTCATTAGAGGCTAAAATAAGTGATTCATCCATTGATGGTAATCATGAACAAGAAAtcaaaaataaatatgaattgggTTCTTCAGAAATAAAGCTCTGTTCCAACCCTAGTGATTTGCAACATACTGAACATCAAGCTGTCAGTTCTAAAGCAGATATGTCTGACTCTTCATTTCATATCAGTACTGTATCCAACTCGGGTGATGAGAATCCAAAGGGAATATCTGAATCACTAAAGAAAATAGAATCGCCCTCTTCTTCTATGATTATTCATCAGGTTGTTTCTGATAAAGATGGAACAGGCAACATTTCTTTGCTTTCTCAGTCAAGTAGTGATCAAGATGAAAATTGTAAAAAATCTGCCTCTCTTCCACGTGGTGAATCCTGTGAACTACACTGTTCTGGATCTTTGTTTAAATCTACTAAGACAAGTGGTGATCATAATGTGGATATTAATCAGCAACCTGAAACACTCTCAGAGCTTCTTGACAGTTCAGACCTTTCTAATAAAAGCAGTTTATGTTCCAATGAAAATAGAGAGACCCTGACACCTGTTATTCAGTCTCCCCTGCAGTCTATTAATAAATCTTCAAATAAAATTCACCATAATCCTGAGGATGTTCAAAATATATCAATAGAAGATTATAGTAACAATTGTAATGATCAGAGTATAGAAATTGCAAGTCCTTCAGCAGTGTGTGCTCCAACCGTGGAGGTACGTAAAGCTGGACAGGCAGGTTCTGTACTTACAAACTCGAGAGGTATTAACAGTGATAAACTCTCCAATGTGGAGAATAAGAAAATAGAGAGCACTAAATCCTGTAAACAAACACTTGGCAACATTACAGCTAGTTCTTCACAAAATGATTGCATTGATTTATGTCATAGTTTTAATGAAGTAATTGAGATCAAAGATGAAGTTCATAAACCTTTATCAGAAGTCATAGAAATCAAAAGTGATGTCCATAAACCTCAAATACAGGTAGCAGCATTTAGTAGACAGGAAACTGATGTTACGAGAAAGCTTCAGACTTTAAGTATTTCTGAAAGTGTAGACCAGGAATTATCCTTTTCTGAAGGTGTTATGGCTTGTCAGCGACTTGAAATTGAAATTGCAACTCTGAAGAAAGAGATTTCTAGAACCAAGGGTATTTTACTCTCAGCAAATTTGAATAGTCTTCCAGATCGTGGTCTCAGATTGCAGGTAACTGTAACAGAGAATGAAAAGAAAGTGAAAGCAAAAGAAAAAGAATTGGCTCATTTGCGATCTTTGAAATGGAATGGTGTACCATGTTCATCAGGATCAAATTTAAGCGAAAGGACTAGGCCAGAACAAGGAAATGGCATGCATCATTTATCTGAACGTTTAATTGAAAGGCGTATTCCTCCAGGCCTTGGAAAAAAAGGTATGGAAACCTACCAGATGCAGAGATCTTTAACTGTGGATGCTTTAAAACAGCTTCATGGATCCTTAGAATCATGTCCTGGTGAAGATACACTGGCGGAAGATCCTAAAGGATTGAAATCTAGTGTTACATTAATGCTTCATCAAAAACGCGCTTTGGCATGGCTGTTATGGAGAGAGAGACAGAAGCCACGTGGTGGTATTCTTGCAGATGACATGGGTCTGGGTAAAACCCTCACTATGATTTCATTGATATTGAAGTCTCTTGAAAATGCTGTAAgtgatgataaagaaaatgaatCTGACAGCGATGATGAAGGTGATGATGGAATCCCCAAAGGTGGTACCTTAGTCGTATGTCCAGCAAGTCTTCTAAATCAGTGGACTACGGAAATTGAGCAGAAGTGCAAGCGAAATGTATTGGAGGTTGTTATCCATCATGGAACCAACAGAGCGACTAAACCTAGACATTTGGTCAAAAATGATGTAGTTATAACAACATATAGTATTGTCAGAACTGAATCTGGCATTGTTTCTGAAAAGAAAGGTGATTATAGAGTGGATTCTTCCAAAAGGAATGTGTTGCATAGAATTAAATGGAGTCGAATCATCTTGGATGAAGCACATGTTGTTCGAAATCATAAAAGTTTGCAGTCAAAAGCAGTATGCAGTTTAAAAGGAAATTCTCGCTGGGCCCTCACAGGTACACCTATCCAAAATACTGAATTAGATCTCTATGCTCTTTTGAAGTTCCTCCGTTGTTCACCCTTTGATGATTACTCTGTATGGCGCCGATGGGTAGATAACAAAAATGCAGCTGGTTTGAAAAGACTAACTACTGTAATGAAATCCATAATGCTTCGTAGAACAAAAGCTATTCTGCAAGAAAGTGGAAATTTGGGTTGTCTTCCTGATAAGAATGTCCATGTTGTTGATATAACATTAGCTAAGGAAGAATTTGCTGTATATGAAAAGATTTTAGTCTTCTCAAGAACTTTATTTGCACAGTTTCTCCATCAAAGGGCAGAGAAAGAACAGCTTGCTGTAACTTCATCACATTTTCCCTCAACAAAATCTGTAGCCTCTGGATTTAGTAATCCATTTGAACAAAATAGAGAACTTGCTGCCATGCACAAACAAATGGCAGTTCTACCAAATGTTAAGTCACATGAAATTCTTGTGCTTATACTGAGGCTAAGGCAGGTGTGTTGCCATCCAGGTCTTATTAAAGCTATGCTTGATAAGGATTGTCAAGAAGCAGATGGAATTGAAGATGCTGAAGGTCTGGATATTGATCTTTTGGAAAAACTTAACAATAtgactttaaaagaaaatatacctGAAAATGCTGAAAATTTTAATGAGGAAGTTCAAAAGAAAGTTCTTAGTCTTAACAATCCAGTTtttgacatggaaagaatgagtacTAAAATGCGAATATTGGTGGACAAGCTGAGAGAGAATGTCCTAAACACTGATGATAAAGCTGTAATTGTGTCTCAGTGGTCCTCGATGCTTTCTGTCTTGCAGGTTCAATTGCAGAAGAGAGAAATTAAGTGCCAGATGTTGACAGGAGCTGTACCTGTTAAGGACCGAATGCAAATTGTTGAACAGTTCAACCGTCCATATGGAGGACCTCAGATTTTGTTGCTGTCTCTGACAGCTGGTGGTGTTGGTTTGAATTTGATTGGAggaaatcacttgtttctttttgATATACATTGGAACCCCCAGTTGGAGGCACAGGCGTGTGATAGGATTTTCCGTGTTGGACAAAAAAAGGCTGTGCATATTTACAGATTTGTGTGTCAAGACACTATTGAGCAAAGAATTAAACTTTTGCAAGATCATAAATTAGCTCTTGCAACTGATATCCTTTCTGGAGAAAGACATAAGCACGCTACCAAGTTGTCTCTGGATGACCTAAAGATGCTCTTTAGTATGTGA